Proteins encoded by one window of Sphingosinicella sp. BN140058:
- a CDS encoding ABC transporter ATP-binding protein produces MLSMRELSRVYRTDTIETAALSSISLDIADGEFVAIMGPSGCGKSTLLNIIGMLDSPSSGSYVFNGQEVAGLSEGKLADVRKHNIGFIFQSFNLVDELSVRENIELALLYHDVASAERRRRVDEVMDKVGIAHRAKHRPSQLSGGQQQRVAVARALVGSPKLILADEPTGNLDTQHGEEVMRMLQQLNREGSTIVMVTHSPSHADYAGRVVNMLDGRVLLEQRRAA; encoded by the coding sequence ATGCTGAGCATGCGCGAACTCTCGAGAGTCTACCGGACCGACACCATCGAGACGGCGGCCCTGTCGTCGATCAGTCTCGACATCGCCGATGGTGAATTCGTGGCGATCATGGGGCCGTCCGGCTGCGGCAAATCGACCCTGCTCAACATCATCGGCATGCTCGACAGCCCCTCGAGCGGCTCCTACGTGTTCAACGGGCAGGAGGTCGCCGGCCTCTCCGAAGGCAAGCTCGCCGACGTCCGCAAGCACAATATCGGCTTCATCTTCCAAAGCTTCAATCTCGTCGACGAACTGTCGGTGCGGGAGAATATCGAGCTCGCCCTGCTCTACCATGACGTCGCTTCCGCCGAGCGGCGGAGGCGGGTCGACGAGGTCATGGACAAGGTCGGCATCGCCCATCGTGCGAAGCACCGGCCGAGCCAGCTGTCGGGCGGACAGCAGCAGCGCGTAGCCGTTGCCCGTGCTCTCGTCGGCAGTCCCAAGCTGATCCTGGCCGACGAACCGACCGGCAACCTCGACACTCAGCATGGCGAAGAGGTGATGCGCATGCTGCAGCAACTGAACCGCGAAGGGTCGACGATCGTGATGGTCACGCACTCGCCCAGCCACGCCGATTATGCCGGCCGCGTCGTCAACATGCTCGATGGCCGCGTGCTGCTCGAGCAGCGTCGCGCCGCGTGA
- a CDS encoding efflux RND transporter periplasmic adaptor subunit — MQTMDKPAGAQSGSGMDRVVARRGLSRNLKIAIGAAIVVVAAIAFYLLAPAANSQTVAADRITVSSVEKGRFDDFLPLRARVTPLLTVYLDAVEGGRVEKVLVEDGAMVQQGQLLAVLSNSDLQLNLLARQSDVSREVNSMRSQELALAQTQIQDERAVIEAQLAVDKARRQYELQKPLMEKGFVPVRIFQDSRDEYLSNQRRAEALRRGREINQRLQGSQLAQLRASNASLSGSLDIARATLDALNLRAPVSGQLTAFSIQVGQSLSRGERLGQIDSAGRNKIVASVDEFYLGRVEAGQTATVEVGGKTFRAKVAKIYPQVRNGAFEVDLHFTAGEPPALQRGQTLQVRLTLGDPTPALLIPNGAFYNETGGSWVFVVAPDGGSAVKRNVRLGRRNADHIEVLEGLDPGERVITSPYTGFADRDRLDLDS, encoded by the coding sequence CGATCGCCTTTTATCTCCTCGCGCCGGCGGCCAACAGCCAGACGGTCGCCGCCGATCGAATCACCGTCTCCAGTGTCGAGAAGGGGCGCTTCGACGACTTCCTGCCGCTCCGCGCCCGCGTGACGCCCCTGCTCACCGTCTATCTCGATGCGGTCGAAGGCGGACGTGTCGAGAAGGTCCTGGTCGAGGACGGCGCGATGGTCCAGCAGGGGCAGCTGCTGGCGGTACTCTCCAACTCCGACCTTCAGCTGAACCTGCTCGCACGCCAATCGGACGTGTCGCGCGAAGTGAACTCGATGCGCAGCCAGGAGCTCGCGCTCGCGCAGACCCAGATCCAGGACGAGCGCGCGGTAATCGAAGCGCAGCTGGCCGTGGACAAGGCGCGCCGACAGTACGAACTCCAGAAGCCGTTGATGGAGAAAGGCTTCGTTCCGGTCCGGATCTTCCAGGACAGCCGCGACGAATATCTCTCCAATCAGCGCCGCGCCGAGGCCCTGCGCCGGGGGCGTGAGATCAACCAGCGGCTGCAGGGAAGCCAGCTCGCCCAGTTGCGTGCGTCCAATGCGTCGCTGAGCGGCAGCCTGGATATCGCCCGGGCAACGCTGGATGCGCTGAACCTGCGGGCACCGGTCAGCGGTCAGCTCACCGCTTTCTCGATCCAGGTGGGACAATCGCTCAGCCGCGGCGAACGGCTCGGCCAGATCGACAGTGCCGGTCGCAACAAGATCGTTGCCAGCGTCGACGAATTCTATCTGGGACGGGTCGAGGCCGGGCAGACCGCGACCGTCGAAGTCGGCGGCAAGACCTTCCGCGCCAAGGTCGCCAAGATCTATCCGCAGGTTCGAAACGGCGCGTTCGAGGTCGATCTTCACTTCACCGCCGGCGAGCCGCCCGCGCTGCAGCGCGGCCAGACGCTCCAGGTCCGTCTGACCCTCGGGGACCCGACCCCGGCCCTGCTGATCCCCAACGGCGCCTTCTACAACGAAACCGGCGGCAGCTGGGTGTTCGTGGTCGCCCCCGACGGGGGCAGCGCCGTCAAACGCAACGTGCGGCTGGGGCGCCGCAATGCCGATCATATCGAAGTGCTCGAAGGGCTCGATCCCGGCGAGCGGGTGATCACCTCTCCCTATACCGGTTTTGCCGATCGCGATCGGCTGGACCTCGACAGCTGA